From the Papaver somniferum cultivar HN1 chromosome 2, ASM357369v1, whole genome shotgun sequence genome, the window GCCATAATTTAGGTAACAAAAGTAACAATACTCGAGCATATACTGAAGAGAGGTACACTAACCTCGTTAACCTTCCCCAGAATTCCACTCTCAGTCTTAACTGTAACATCTTTATACTCCTTAACTTCAAAATCTGATGTAAACATGTCCTTGATGAAAGCAGTCTTGCTGATGATCTTGCAAGGAGTTCCGACCAATGTCTTCACAGATAAACAAGGGGCACGGCTAAAACCAATTACTTCACCAGTTGCTAAAATACGAAAAGCTGCCTGTGAATTAAAAAGGAAGCTAAATATAATAAGAATCCACTTCAtaagcaagaaaaaaaaattaactgaAGGACAATCTCATTACCAAGGAAATATAAATAAATGGAAGATAGAATACATCAGACCTTGTTATCTGCCAGACTCTGTACAGCAACGACTCTAGTTCCATTAGTTGCAAAAGGACCCCAAAACGTTGCAGAACAGGGCTTATCTTCAGGAATGAATTCGAGAATTTTACGGAAGTCTTCCTGGGCATAGAGAGGTGACGTTTGGTACCTTCTCCAACCAACGGAAACAATGATAGGATCTCTTGCCTTCAATGATTTTGTATGCAGACCGTGTCTCTCAAATCTCTCCTGGAAAAAATCACATAATACATGAAAATACAGGCAGATAGGCAAATCCTAAGTTAGGTTGCAATAGACAACAAAAATATTCTACAAATGAACTACACTCAACTATTCAAATATCAAAGCATGCACATAGAATCTCTTCCTTTTTAGCAATTACACAATTAAATAGAAAGCGAAGATTTCATATAACAGGGACAGGTGCTAAGAAATGGTATCCAGTACTAAACTAAAACTTAGAGAAGGCACACTGACCGAGATACTTCCATTAAAATTCTCTTCAGGACTGATACCTCCAATGAGAATAGGCCGACAGGGATCATGATAATTGACCATCTCAGAAGGAACACTGAAGACCTTAAGCATTAGATAAGACCCCATTCTGAAAGTATCTTTCTTAAATCGAGTTTCCTGAGGAAGAACGCCGTCTTTGTTTATATTATCTGCATCTGAATCGAAGTATTCATTGCAACATAGAATATGAGAATACACCGTCACCTTTCTACTGTCTAGAAGATAGATACGCATAACTGTTTATCTCAAGCAAAGagtaaaacaaaaatatttgaaGTGGGTACCTTCATATCATTGCCATCAACATCTCGTACAGGGGGAGTTTCACCTAGTACAGGGGGAGTTTCACCTACGCTTGTAACGTCAGCTAAAGGGAAATCATGGATGCCAGCAATATGCACCTGCCAAAACACAGCTAAGTTACTCAGCCAAGTACAACATGtggcaaaagaaagaaaactagTGTAAAAGAAGTACCTTTGTTCCATTCTTGATATCACAACCCCGGAGATACCCATAAAAAATTATGTCTCTATTGCAATTTTGATCCAGTCTTAATCTAGAAGTGACATCTTCAAAACGATCTACCAGCACATAAGGATGTGCAGCTCGCGATGACAACGGATGGAATTCCATACCCGATATGAAGCTTGCCAGTTAGCAAATATCATGATCCGGATACCTGCTCATCACAAGCTGGATAAGAAAGCATGTCGTACATTCCTTGAACTTACTATCTTATTCCTTTTAATCTTTTCATGAGTCCGTTGGAATCAAAAATAGGCTAAAAATTGTAGGCAAAATGCCAAGGTGTTAGACATAAGAACTTAATGAAGCTAGTTAGATATGTTCGTTCAAATATACTTACGTCTTGTCAACTGGAGCAGATACACAAAATATTTGTGCTCCTTCATATATTTCATTCCTGAAATCTTTTTTGAAGTGCGCTGTCCGTATCTCATcgttatcttttttatttttaaagcagTCAAGATGTGTAAACACCCCCATCACCGTGGGCATGCCGTGAACTTTTAAAAGGTTAACAAACTCGAGCGTTTCCTGAAATCAACAAATGCATTGGTTTtattaaaacaataaaaatacaCTTGACAGAAGTTTGTAAGCACCCATGCCGAATGTTATAAACTTGTGCATCACAAACGTAAAGTGTAGCATACCATTTCATACCCAAAACTAACATCGATGACGAATATCACTGCGTCAGCATACTTTGCGGCACCAATCATGCCATTGACATTATTAGGACACTCCACAAACTGTATCCGTCTTTGTTCACGTAACAAAAATACACTCAACCAAAAGCACCACGAGACTGTGAAAGTAATATGTCTACAAACTATCGATGTGGTCTAGTTAAAATAAGTCAAGGCCATGAAGAAGTACACCTGCTACGATCGTAATGGGGCCTGTGATATCAGCGACATCATGCTTGGTATAATACTTTACAAGAGACTTAATCAACAAGGACTTTCCAACCTACAGATCCCATATTTAAGCCCTTAAATTTTCAAAAACGGATTTCCAGTAAAAACACTAATCTCAATCACACACTGATAATTACCTTGGGAGGTCCATGAACTACAATAATATATGGAGCAGGTTGAAGAATTGGGACTTCTGTCTCATCATCAGTAGATTCgtcctacaacaacaacaataataatatcaATCCATAATACTTCAGAACCAAACAGCCAGAAAAGAGAATCTCCCTCAAAACTTGTGCTTTCATTGCATTCAACGGAAAGATGCAACTATTATCCAATTCAAGGTAATTTATGGAAAAGAACTTCATTACCCCAGCAATAATCTCGTTAAGAAAGGAAACCCGATCTTTCTTTGGGAACTCTCTTAGTACGTCTCTTTCGCAAGTCCCGGTcatcaccaccatcaacattaactcCACCTTCTTCTCTGATCTGTAGTGTCAGTCATCATCACCACAATGAcacaattaaaaagaaaaaaactctaTCTCTCTCTGAAACTTTTCTTAATTTCATCAAGCAACACATGTATATATGAATTCTTAACATCATTCCTTGGAATTCAATTCATGGAAGtggattaccccataattgaattccTAGGATTAAATTATTTGAGCTAAGCGTAGATTTTTTCTTTAAACactaaaaaggaaggaaaaaacctAGATCGAATAAACAAACCTGGAGTTTCCTCTTCCTGTTGAtttttacaacaacaacaataacaacaaccagtttCTTTAACTGTTGTTCTGAGTTTCTTTCTAGGGGTTTAAGGAACTACAATGGCGGTTCCTTCTTCTAGTTCTCAACCACAATCTCACAAGTCACATAGATCTCGTCAAGCTGGTCCTTCATCTGAGAAAAAGGATCAAACTAACAAATGGAAACGGGACGACGCATCTCAAGAGCAGATCACTCACAACCCAAAAGTGAATTTTCTTTTTCGTTACTCGCTGATCAGTTTTTATAGCTTGATTGTTTGTAACATTGGTTTAATTATGTATTTTCCTTTATGCAACTGTAGGCATTTGCATTTAACTCGTCAAATAAGGCGAAGAGATTACAATGCCGAGCTGCCGAGAAAGAGCAACGCAGACTTCATGTTCCGACGATTGATCGTGCCAGCTCCGTATATTGTTGTAGTGCATGGACCTCCCAAGGTAATTATGTGATAGCTGATGGTTAATTTGATAATTAGGTTATGCTTCGTTCGGTAATAGCTGATTAAACCTCCCGTGGTTGGGGCATTTTTGTGTTGCAGGTTGGCAAGTCCCTATTGATTAAATCGGTAGTAAAGCATTACACCAAGCATACTCTAAATGAAGTTAAAGGCCCCATTACAATTGTATCAGGTATAATTTGCTTGTGGTCTTGAATTACTCAATCTACATTCGCCTATCGTTTTTGATTGGCATGGTAATAGTTTTGTTTGGATGTTCTTGGTAGGTAAACAAAGGCGGCTACAATTTGTGGAGTGCCCCAATGATGTTAATGGGATGATCGATGCTGCAAAGGATGCTGACTTAGCATTATTACTAATTGATGGAAGTTTCGGGTTTGAAATGGTAAGTTCTAGTGAGTTCTGAGTGAGGTTTTTGTATGAGTTAACTATATTCCAGTATCCAGTTGTATCTGCAGTCACATTCTATAGTTACAG encodes:
- the LOC113351440 gene encoding ribosome biogenesis protein bms1-like, translated to MGSEKKVELMLMVVMTGTCERDVLREFPKKDRVSFLNEIIAGDESTDDETEVPILQPAPYIIVVHGPPKVGKSLLIKSLVKYYTKHDVADITGPITIVAGFVECPNNVNGMIGAAKYADAVIFVIDVSFGYEMETLEFVNLLKVHGMPTVMGVFTHLDCFKNKKDNDEIRTAHFKKDFRNEIYEGAQIFCVSAPVDKTFISGMEFHPLSSRAAHPYVLVDRFEDVTSRLRLDQNCNRDIIFYGYLRGCDIKNGTKVHIAGIHDFPLADVTSVGETPPVLGETPPVRDVDDADNINKDGVLPQETRFKKDTFRMGSYLMLKVFSVPSEMVNYHDPCRPILIGGISPEENFNGSISERFERHGLHTKSLKARDPIIVSVGWRRYQTSPLYAQEDFRKILEFIPEDKPCSATFWGPFATNGTRVVAVQSLADNKAAFRILATGEVIGFSRAPCLSVKTLVGTPCKIISKTAFIKDMFTSDFEVKEYKDVTVKTESGILGKVNEAGTKEFLSTLKWKFGQEEEDRWLIKRPKLLFVVKE